The Nocardioides panzhihuensis genome has a segment encoding these proteins:
- a CDS encoding glycosyltransferase family 2 protein — MTGWRKLGEAGVRRVRDLAGFRPTLSVVVPVYNVAEYVEKSLRSILAQSRSEISKLEVIVVDDGSTDGSAQILRRLAAEESCVTVITQPNSGVSRARHTGIDAATGELLTFVDPDDTLPHDAWSAMVRSLRRTGSDFAVGAAERVAVEDGVERRFMTPLMRRNHAEERLRCRIEDAPLMLADIFVWNKVFRRSFWTENAIAFPERTRYQDQVALTQAFLAADSFDVMTEIVYDWQVRADRSSATQKRAQIANLVERIGTKRQTIELVRAAGSADLMETLLVEVLPIDMWEHFRAAVHPDTEDPRRYWNLLRAAVLEFWYDAGVPFEDTAVPRAQRLMAWLVAQDRAEDLAVLVTMIDRHGARKAIGQHPWRDDPALPANLGDIEASVGVPS; from the coding sequence TACCGGTCTACAACGTGGCGGAGTACGTCGAGAAGAGCCTGCGCAGCATCCTCGCCCAGTCGCGGAGCGAGATCTCGAAGCTCGAGGTGATCGTCGTCGACGACGGCTCGACCGACGGGTCGGCGCAGATCCTGCGGCGACTGGCCGCGGAGGAGTCCTGCGTCACCGTCATCACCCAGCCGAACTCAGGGGTGTCGCGAGCGCGTCACACCGGGATCGACGCGGCAACCGGTGAGCTGCTGACGTTCGTCGACCCCGACGACACCCTTCCGCACGATGCGTGGTCGGCGATGGTGCGGTCGCTGCGGCGTACGGGCTCGGACTTCGCGGTCGGTGCGGCAGAGCGGGTCGCCGTCGAAGACGGGGTTGAACGCAGGTTCATGACGCCGCTGATGCGCCGCAACCACGCGGAGGAACGGCTCAGGTGCCGGATCGAGGACGCGCCCTTGATGCTCGCCGACATCTTCGTGTGGAACAAGGTCTTCCGGCGGTCGTTCTGGACGGAGAATGCGATCGCCTTCCCGGAGCGAACTCGCTACCAGGATCAGGTCGCACTGACGCAGGCGTTCCTCGCCGCCGACTCCTTCGACGTCATGACGGAGATCGTCTACGACTGGCAGGTCCGCGCGGACCGGTCCTCGGCGACGCAGAAGCGGGCGCAGATCGCGAACCTGGTCGAGCGCATCGGCACCAAGCGTCAGACCATCGAGCTGGTTCGTGCGGCCGGATCGGCTGACCTCATGGAGACCCTGCTCGTCGAGGTCTTGCCGATCGACATGTGGGAGCACTTTCGTGCGGCGGTTCATCCCGACACCGAGGATCCGCGCCGCTACTGGAACCTGTTGCGCGCTGCCGTGCTGGAGTTCTGGTACGACGCCGGGGTGCCGTTCGAGGACACCGCGGTTCCACGCGCCCAGCGGCTCATGGCGTGGCTTGTCGCCCAGGATCGGGCCGAGGACCTCGCCGTCCTGGTCACGATGATCGACAGACACGGCGCCCGGAAGGCGATCGGCCAGCATCCGTGGCGCGATGATCCGGCGCTGCCCGCGAATCTGGGCGACATCGAGGCATCGGTGGGAGTGCCCTCCTGA
- a CDS encoding rhomboid family intramembrane serine protease, with translation MTTTWLVVFGSIVGLVLFAFLGGAGVVGLALIQPNLADLKLWTLITWPFAYPQFSIFDVLAIFFFWYFGSELERNELGRVKFAWLLVTFTAVLSVLAVFFGSVLDPNYVLAGLGMLEMMVVLLWIAQWPDRMFIFNIPAWLFGVILVGIQLIQYLGYRSWVMLLVFVVGLVVNAFVARQFGLLDKFAWIPQVAGQPKAPKPAKARKRKSGPTVVTGPWESSTVSKDEQRMDELLDKIHAEGADSLTSKEKKELMQLRERRRRS, from the coding sequence GTGACCACGACGTGGCTCGTGGTCTTCGGGAGCATCGTCGGGCTGGTGCTCTTCGCCTTCCTCGGTGGCGCGGGCGTCGTCGGGCTGGCCCTGATCCAGCCCAACCTCGCCGACCTCAAGCTGTGGACGCTGATCACCTGGCCGTTCGCCTATCCGCAGTTCAGCATCTTCGACGTCCTGGCGATCTTCTTCTTCTGGTACTTCGGGTCCGAGCTCGAGCGCAACGAGCTCGGCCGGGTCAAGTTCGCCTGGCTGCTGGTGACGTTCACCGCGGTGCTCTCGGTTCTGGCCGTGTTCTTCGGTTCGGTGCTGGACCCCAACTACGTCCTCGCCGGCCTGGGGATGCTCGAGATGATGGTGGTGCTGCTGTGGATCGCGCAGTGGCCCGACCGGATGTTCATCTTCAACATCCCGGCATGGCTCTTCGGTGTGATCCTGGTGGGCATCCAGCTGATCCAGTATCTCGGCTACCGCAGCTGGGTGATGTTGCTCGTCTTCGTCGTCGGTCTGGTCGTCAACGCGTTCGTCGCGCGCCAGTTCGGGCTGCTCGACAAGTTCGCCTGGATCCCGCAGGTTGCCGGGCAGCCGAAGGCGCCCAAGCCGGCCAAGGCGAGGAAGCGGAAGTCCGGCCCGACCGTCGTCACCGGCCCCTGGGAGTCCTCGACGGTCTCGAAGGACGAGCAGCGGATGGACGAGCTCCTCGACAAGATCCACGCCGAGGGTGCCGACTCGCTGACCAGCAAGGAGAAGAAGGAGCTCATGCAGCTGCGTGAGCGCCGTCGCCGAAGTTGA
- a CDS encoding acyltransferase family protein, producing MPTLQASREQPAPATERAVPSGGQRADIQALRALAVSLVVIYHFWPHRLTGGYVGVDVFFVISGFLITTHLIQNPPARLGDLASFWGRRIRRLLPAALLVLVASLVATWLVAPSTLWHDTTVQAIASAFYAQNWALAAQAVDYMAADSVPTAVQHYWSLSIEEQFYLCWPVLIMLSGIFVRRRGGSLLSGAACCIVIVTLISFASSALAPSTDAAAYFHSWTRFWELGAGGLAAFVAIWLPAAEGGRTLRTLLAWAGLAGIVFSAWTYDETTVFPGSAAALPVLATALVILAAPVPGAGSPLPLMGLRPVQWLGGVSYSVYLWHWPVIVLLPFALGHPPSWPVKAGALAVVFLLAWGTKITVEDPLRGSRPLGMPLRRSFVFALSGALVVSAVGAGLEWRTRLASEAPTVAAGRPCFGAQALIDRGCDSVHGESLVTPPAFAATDMSPAAERGCVVGGGYTDRASCTFGAASGKQARVALIGNSHADMWLPALDEVAERRGWRVTTYLIENCYTVARKIDFEDKRTGNCASWNRWAIGEVSKGDFDLVITGNRSLQPLVGVSEADKGEVLTRAYEKVLRQWMDGGKRVLVLQDVPRAGFDDDPTDPQCVEANASDLAACDAPISQRDVPVEQADAARQINDERVKVFDPTPYVCPDGICRAVVGGVIVHYDLHHLSGTFVRSLAPQLGVAVEQAMEGSN from the coding sequence ATGCCTACTCTTCAAGCCAGCCGGGAGCAGCCGGCGCCGGCGACCGAGCGCGCTGTGCCGTCCGGAGGTCAACGCGCCGACATCCAGGCGCTCCGCGCGCTCGCGGTCTCGCTCGTTGTCATCTATCACTTCTGGCCCCACAGGCTGACCGGAGGATATGTCGGCGTCGATGTGTTCTTCGTGATCTCCGGATTCTTGATCACGACGCACCTCATCCAGAATCCGCCGGCGCGGTTGGGTGATCTCGCCTCCTTCTGGGGGCGGCGGATCCGTCGGCTGCTGCCTGCGGCACTTCTCGTGCTCGTCGCGAGCTTGGTTGCGACCTGGCTGGTCGCGCCGTCGACCTTGTGGCACGACACGACCGTGCAGGCGATCGCTTCTGCGTTTTACGCCCAGAACTGGGCGCTGGCGGCCCAGGCCGTCGATTACATGGCGGCCGACAGCGTCCCGACGGCCGTCCAGCACTACTGGTCGCTGTCGATCGAGGAGCAGTTCTACCTCTGCTGGCCGGTGCTGATCATGCTCAGCGGCATATTCGTCCGCAGGCGTGGCGGCAGTCTGCTGTCAGGGGCGGCTTGTTGCATCGTCATCGTCACGCTGATCTCCTTCGCCTCGTCAGCCTTGGCGCCCTCGACCGACGCGGCCGCGTACTTCCACTCGTGGACCCGATTCTGGGAGCTCGGTGCGGGCGGCCTTGCGGCGTTCGTCGCGATCTGGCTCCCTGCCGCCGAGGGCGGTCGTACGTTGCGCACGCTGCTCGCCTGGGCCGGTCTGGCGGGTATCGTGTTCTCCGCCTGGACCTACGACGAGACCACCGTCTTCCCTGGCTCCGCGGCTGCGCTGCCCGTACTCGCGACCGCCCTCGTGATCCTGGCGGCACCCGTCCCTGGTGCAGGGTCGCCGCTGCCGCTGATGGGGCTACGACCGGTTCAGTGGCTCGGCGGCGTCTCCTACTCGGTCTACCTGTGGCACTGGCCGGTGATCGTCCTGCTCCCGTTCGCCCTCGGACACCCACCTTCGTGGCCGGTCAAGGCGGGAGCGCTCGCGGTCGTGTTCCTACTGGCTTGGGGGACCAAGATCACGGTCGAGGACCCTCTGCGAGGCTCCAGACCGCTCGGAATGCCGCTTCGGCGGAGCTTCGTGTTCGCCCTGTCTGGAGCGCTCGTCGTCTCGGCCGTAGGAGCGGGGCTCGAGTGGCGCACCAGGCTCGCCTCGGAAGCTCCGACGGTTGCTGCCGGCCGACCGTGCTTTGGGGCCCAAGCGCTGATCGACCGCGGTTGCGACTCGGTGCATGGTGAATCGCTGGTGACGCCACCGGCCTTTGCCGCTACGGACATGAGTCCCGCTGCCGAGAGAGGATGCGTTGTCGGCGGTGGCTACACCGACCGTGCGTCCTGCACCTTCGGGGCGGCCTCAGGCAAGCAGGCGAGGGTCGCGCTGATCGGCAACTCGCACGCAGACATGTGGCTTCCCGCGCTCGACGAGGTCGCCGAGCGGCGCGGATGGAGGGTGACCACCTATCTGATCGAGAACTGCTACACGGTGGCCAGAAAGATCGACTTCGAGGACAAGCGGACGGGCAACTGCGCGAGCTGGAACAGATGGGCGATCGGCGAGGTGAGCAAGGGCGACTTCGACCTGGTCATCACCGGCAACAGGTCTCTGCAGCCGCTGGTCGGCGTCTCCGAGGCAGACAAGGGTGAAGTGCTGACCAGAGCGTACGAAAAGGTTCTGCGGCAGTGGATGGACGGCGGGAAGCGTGTCCTGGTCCTGCAGGATGTGCCTCGAGCAGGGTTCGACGATGACCCGACCGACCCCCAGTGCGTGGAGGCTAACGCAAGCGATCTGGCCGCGTGCGACGCACCGATCTCCCAACGTGATGTCCCGGTCGAGCAGGCTGACGCGGCCAGGCAGATCAACGACGAGCGGGTCAAGGTGTTCGACCCCACCCCGTACGTCTGCCCGGATGGAATCTGCCGGGCCGTGGTCGGTGGTGTGATCGTCCACTACGACCTACACCACCTGTCGGGGACCTTCGTCAGAAGCCTTGCTCCCCAACTTGGTGTGGCAGTCGAGCAGGCAATGGAAGGATCGAACTGA
- a CDS encoding glycosyltransferase, which produces MERPLNRVFESAQDLMGFVEELPQPAGEVTVAVADVDLIRILTLADPATTVETFTLRIERWETPHKRWNGRLGWMPGVIRQELRYPRSGAGAAEVEIGLRQPAPLAAVARAIYPLFAVTRGHHGYGYVGLGSDALSLVGLGLLPTPTAPGVPEVPVDHLDGVGLSLADYGLVSDQVRLAELVGFKDDPALTVFRHPLAVDPATGHLTVSDRGQAPLVDLNVHNPVGRFQGWVDPDGSYRASLVEGTLRLEPTAHSAERVVDVVLPLTAPVRGADVRGLRKIEAIDLSGVSVDDIDTERTIYRRLAELAATGVILHSLPTEMRIAEDVLGKDLAGLVRQTYRPSSGLVRELRSVPQRRLAMEQFGGFFELAEYTQSRGHRLLPKVSVVLSTMRPGRVAAVIEALAAQRYPDVEIIVALHGAEGPLPPRLEQVLAATGAVVTRHEKEKAFGAVLADAARIASGDLVVKIDDDDIYGPQVIGDLVLAHLYSGADMVGKTTEYLYLEALEHTVHRTFATEMHHYQIAGGAMMLSTAMLNEIGGWRPTPNSTDRSVLIRVGNAGGIGYRTNGLGYVYIRHADGHTWRRDDSSLVAGSYEQWPRFMPEIVEG; this is translated from the coding sequence ATGGAGCGTCCGCTGAACCGCGTATTCGAGAGCGCTCAGGACCTGATGGGGTTCGTCGAGGAACTTCCCCAGCCGGCGGGCGAGGTCACCGTCGCCGTAGCCGACGTGGACCTGATCCGGATCCTTACCCTTGCCGACCCGGCGACCACGGTGGAGACCTTCACGCTGCGCATCGAGCGTTGGGAGACACCGCACAAGCGCTGGAACGGCCGGCTCGGTTGGATGCCGGGGGTCATTCGACAGGAGTTGCGCTACCCGCGCAGCGGAGCGGGCGCAGCGGAGGTCGAGATCGGGCTCCGGCAGCCAGCCCCGCTCGCTGCGGTCGCCCGGGCTATCTATCCGCTCTTCGCCGTCACTCGCGGCCATCACGGCTACGGGTATGTCGGTCTCGGTTCCGATGCGCTTTCGCTGGTTGGTCTCGGACTTCTGCCCACCCCGACCGCGCCCGGGGTTCCAGAAGTGCCGGTCGACCATCTCGACGGGGTCGGGCTGAGCCTCGCCGACTACGGCCTGGTCAGCGATCAGGTTCGGCTCGCTGAGCTGGTCGGGTTCAAGGACGACCCTGCCCTCACAGTCTTCCGACACCCGCTTGCCGTCGACCCTGCGACCGGTCACCTCACCGTTTCCGATCGTGGGCAGGCGCCGCTGGTCGACCTCAATGTGCACAACCCGGTCGGACGGTTCCAGGGCTGGGTCGACCCCGACGGCTCGTATCGAGCCAGCCTGGTCGAGGGGACGCTGCGGCTCGAACCCACGGCCCACTCGGCTGAGCGGGTGGTCGACGTGGTGCTGCCGCTGACTGCGCCAGTTCGCGGTGCCGACGTACGCGGTCTGCGCAAGATCGAGGCGATCGATCTGTCTGGGGTGTCGGTCGACGATATCGACACGGAGAGGACCATCTACCGCCGCCTGGCCGAGCTAGCCGCGACCGGGGTGATCCTGCACTCGTTGCCGACGGAGATGCGGATCGCCGAGGACGTGCTCGGCAAGGACTTGGCCGGACTGGTGCGGCAGACCTACCGCCCGAGCTCGGGCCTGGTCCGTGAATTGCGGTCGGTGCCGCAGCGCCGCTTGGCGATGGAGCAGTTCGGTGGCTTCTTCGAACTCGCCGAGTACACCCAGTCACGAGGGCACCGACTGCTGCCGAAGGTGAGCGTGGTGCTCTCCACGATGCGCCCTGGCCGGGTTGCAGCCGTGATCGAGGCGCTTGCGGCGCAGCGATATCCGGACGTGGAGATCATCGTCGCTCTCCACGGTGCGGAGGGCCCGCTGCCGCCGCGGCTCGAGCAGGTTCTAGCGGCCACCGGCGCAGTGGTCACTCGCCACGAGAAGGAGAAGGCATTCGGCGCGGTCCTCGCAGACGCAGCCCGGATCGCCTCCGGCGACCTGGTCGTGAAGATTGACGACGACGACATCTACGGTCCGCAGGTGATCGGCGACCTGGTCCTCGCCCACCTCTACTCCGGGGCCGACATGGTCGGCAAGACCACCGAGTATCTCTATCTGGAGGCACTCGAGCACACCGTGCACCGCACCTTCGCGACCGAGATGCACCACTACCAGATCGCTGGGGGAGCGATGATGCTCTCCACCGCGATGCTGAACGAGATCGGGGGATGGCGCCCCACCCCCAACTCGACCGACCGATCGGTGCTCATCCGGGTCGGCAACGCCGGTGGCATCGGCTACCGAACCAACGGCCTCGGATACGTGTACATCCGCCACGCCGATGGGCACACCTGGCGCCGTGACGACTCGAGCCTGGTGGCGGGCTCCTACGAGCAGTGGCCACGCTTCATGCCCGAGATCGTCGAGGGCTGA
- a CDS encoding glycosyltransferase family 2 protein: MPKPLTTNPALRDVVYKNQWRDAFDGTVPEGWQPTLKVTVVTAAFNSKTLDLTLASLAAQDYPEDLLEVVVIDDGSEPAVTIGKYAPKNTRLIRVNEELGEGWGRSNALRIGIEASDGDIIYWVDSDMILFSDNVREHAKWAHFIPEAATIGHKGFVEEWDFTPEQVFNEVRSGDIRKHHDLSTLHRHWSLDIFEKTDDLNASGGRNYSTHMGACATVTRSVYEQTFGQRPELKLGDDTEIAYQIWQRGAVFIPVMSAETYHLGRATVQDKGREVAHFNDIHFAQRMPIPRYRRGAANRQWQVPFVTAVVNVDEETAEFARRCVDMLLNQTETDLQVLLVGPWSRLVTGRRRVLADPDLELHLLQEWYRCEGRVTMVENDPDDVFPSPYRLDVPVTVGLAPSALHEIMRDVYGNDLGVVNYFAPEGADEATVLTVRPTQAYSRALRYASDKVAPIEAIDAVWGVEWRSSKELGLVDLRTAEPVKKVTRGDSDLAVRELREQLGQERQRVENLKQRARANRERAEAAEARAEALGIKRRVRSKVSRITNRVTRA; encoded by the coding sequence ATGCCCAAGCCCCTGACCACCAACCCGGCGCTTCGTGACGTCGTCTACAAGAACCAATGGCGCGACGCCTTCGACGGCACTGTGCCCGAGGGTTGGCAGCCGACCCTGAAGGTCACGGTCGTCACCGCGGCTTTCAACTCCAAGACCCTCGATCTGACCCTCGCCTCTCTCGCGGCTCAGGACTACCCCGAGGATCTCCTCGAGGTCGTCGTGATCGACGACGGCAGCGAGCCGGCGGTCACGATCGGGAAGTACGCCCCGAAGAACACCCGCCTAATCCGAGTCAACGAAGAGCTCGGCGAGGGCTGGGGGCGGTCAAACGCGCTCAGAATCGGCATCGAGGCGTCCGACGGCGACATCATCTACTGGGTCGACTCGGACATGATCCTCTTCTCGGACAATGTGCGTGAGCACGCGAAGTGGGCTCATTTCATCCCGGAGGCAGCGACCATCGGGCACAAGGGCTTCGTCGAAGAGTGGGACTTCACCCCCGAGCAGGTCTTCAACGAGGTGCGCAGCGGTGACATCCGCAAGCATCACGACCTCTCCACGCTGCACCGTCACTGGTCGCTCGACATCTTCGAGAAGACCGATGATCTCAACGCCAGCGGTGGACGCAACTACTCCACCCACATGGGGGCCTGCGCGACCGTCACCAGGTCGGTCTACGAGCAAACCTTCGGCCAGCGGCCCGAGCTCAAGCTCGGCGACGACACCGAAATTGCTTACCAGATCTGGCAGCGCGGCGCGGTGTTCATCCCCGTCATGAGTGCTGAGACCTATCACCTGGGACGGGCGACGGTCCAGGACAAGGGACGCGAGGTCGCCCACTTCAACGACATCCACTTCGCCCAGCGGATGCCGATCCCGCGTTACCGGCGGGGAGCCGCCAACCGGCAGTGGCAGGTCCCGTTCGTCACCGCCGTGGTGAACGTCGACGAGGAAACCGCAGAGTTCGCCCGCCGTTGCGTCGACATGTTGCTCAACCAGACCGAGACCGATCTGCAGGTGCTTCTCGTCGGTCCCTGGTCGCGGCTGGTGACCGGTCGGCGCCGGGTCCTTGCCGACCCCGATCTGGAGCTGCACCTGCTGCAGGAGTGGTATCGCTGTGAGGGACGGGTCACCATGGTCGAGAACGACCCTGACGACGTCTTCCCGTCGCCCTACCGTCTTGACGTGCCGGTCACTGTCGGGCTGGCCCCGAGCGCGCTTCACGAGATCATGCGTGACGTCTACGGCAACGACCTCGGGGTGGTGAACTACTTCGCACCGGAAGGCGCCGACGAGGCCACGGTGCTGACGGTCAGGCCGACCCAGGCGTACAGCCGTGCCCTCCGCTATGCCTCCGACAAGGTCGCCCCGATCGAGGCGATCGACGCAGTCTGGGGCGTTGAGTGGCGTTCCAGCAAGGAGCTCGGCCTGGTCGATCTCCGGACGGCTGAGCCGGTCAAGAAGGTAACCCGCGGTGACAGCGACCTGGCAGTTCGCGAGCTGCGGGAGCAGCTCGGCCAGGAACGGCAGCGGGTCGAGAACCTCAAGCAGCGAGCGCGTGCCAACCGAGAGCGTGCGGAAGCCGCTGAGGCACGTGCCGAAGCGCTGGGCATCAAGCGCCGCGTACGCAGCAAGGTCAGCCGGATCACAAATCGCGTCACACGAGCTTGA
- a CDS encoding glycosyltransferase family 61 protein, with product MSEERIQQLIHQRDVDAAAAMIIALREGDGTRVDDGIAVAVDALLRGAGGLLESRLMDTAGGLDRPGFNAAVRHLCFYGLGDIAQELVDLVENRGLLAMDDLRLEDAKRVIDGVNARMGQFEKLVESGAYERVQLIEAREFERRPMPERLPLSADADLICYQQGGTIETHPSTFEADFAGLPESQRAALRAAGFDRDFNESDIDRVFVARDVRFCVSDEDVATAFTADLRTRAARASRYAKANSTNVAAPVRTEIPRAYVLPFAHNYVNYYHLMAETAAGLSGIHRVPHDTPIVYVEDRFGVLPFAFERLGLDPARLVSARELETTQVACAYWPDPPPYLWSRRVFDLFGSMTAVDVDPASRRIYVSRTRSPRSFTNEAAVEEMMSDLGFRIVYAEDLTLAEQASAFGSADLVVAPHGAGLTNLAFARAGVKVVELFPDNFVKPDFYLRSKQIGARYRCQVVHQNTVDLRLLQQLVGEARRPWAPAWLASWPDGVRTSAGPT from the coding sequence ATGTCGGAGGAACGGATTCAACAGCTGATCCATCAGCGTGACGTGGATGCGGCAGCGGCAATGATCATCGCTCTGCGCGAGGGTGACGGAACACGGGTCGATGACGGCATCGCGGTCGCGGTCGATGCACTCCTACGAGGAGCCGGTGGCCTCTTGGAGTCACGGCTCATGGACACCGCGGGCGGCCTCGATCGGCCTGGGTTTAACGCGGCGGTACGTCACCTCTGTTTCTACGGCCTCGGTGACATCGCCCAAGAGTTGGTCGACCTCGTTGAGAACCGAGGTCTGCTTGCCATGGACGACCTGCGCTTGGAGGACGCCAAGCGTGTCATCGACGGCGTCAACGCGCGAATGGGGCAGTTCGAGAAGCTCGTCGAGAGCGGTGCGTACGAACGGGTGCAGTTGATCGAGGCGCGCGAGTTCGAGCGGCGGCCGATGCCCGAGCGTCTTCCGTTGTCGGCCGATGCCGACCTGATCTGCTATCAACAGGGCGGCACGATCGAGACTCATCCTTCGACCTTCGAGGCTGACTTCGCCGGGCTCCCGGAGAGCCAGCGGGCGGCGCTTCGAGCAGCCGGGTTCGACCGTGATTTCAACGAGAGCGACATCGACCGGGTGTTCGTCGCTCGCGACGTGAGGTTCTGTGTCAGCGACGAGGACGTCGCGACCGCCTTCACCGCAGATCTGCGCACGCGTGCCGCTCGTGCTTCGCGCTATGCCAAGGCCAACAGCACCAACGTGGCGGCCCCGGTGCGCACCGAGATCCCACGGGCGTACGTGCTTCCCTTCGCCCACAACTACGTGAACTACTACCACTTGATGGCTGAGACCGCGGCCGGGCTGAGCGGAATCCACCGGGTGCCGCACGACACTCCGATCGTCTACGTGGAGGACCGTTTCGGAGTGCTTCCGTTCGCCTTCGAACGGCTGGGTCTGGATCCTGCCCGGCTGGTCTCAGCAAGGGAGCTGGAGACGACCCAGGTTGCCTGCGCATACTGGCCGGACCCTCCACCATACCTGTGGTCGCGGCGAGTCTTCGACCTCTTCGGGTCGATGACTGCGGTGGACGTCGATCCCGCCTCCCGTCGAATCTATGTCTCCCGGACCCGCTCGCCCCGATCCTTCACCAATGAGGCAGCGGTCGAGGAGATGATGTCGGATCTCGGCTTCAGGATCGTGTACGCGGAGGACCTGACGCTCGCCGAGCAGGCGAGCGCGTTCGGTTCTGCGGACCTCGTCGTCGCGCCGCACGGTGCTGGGCTGACCAACCTCGCCTTCGCCCGCGCAGGGGTGAAAGTCGTCGAGCTGTTCCCGGACAACTTCGTCAAGCCCGACTTCTACCTGAGATCCAAGCAGATCGGCGCGCGCTATCGCTGCCAGGTCGTGCACCAGAACACTGTCGACCTCCGGCTCTTGCAGCAGCTTGTCGGGGAGGCTCGGCGACCGTGGGCACCCGCCTGGCTGGCATCTTGGCCCGACGGGGTCCGGACTAGCGCGGGTCCGACTTGA
- a CDS encoding glycosyltransferase family 2 protein yields the protein MTRTPGLTIVIPTYNRAELLDRCVGSALHDVVDRRDLRTRVRVVVADDRSDSEAALRMLDALGSRYSSDLLKIVRLPRNTGGASMPRNTALDHVETSHVFFVDSDDYLGAGSAERLLDILDRRPELDYLAVNTVSDSERVRELTVTEEFKPVDFPDAAGSLSCKRIYRFERLRDLGLRFDESMTVFEDCLFTFSYLAHAADMAVAGGHDYYHFSGHSSVGPVEDGHLSRRDHTRGYFAHHRVADMLRFLEGALLELAAADVSDQVRTTVAVDVLLPRFFRIMGFRRFLGFVSNKDRQRGLFRRARILFGSSLYTKEYVLAGLESAHGRDLEAIFADDLERFLA from the coding sequence ATGACCCGTACGCCGGGACTCACCATCGTCATCCCGACCTACAACCGGGCCGAACTGCTCGATCGATGTGTCGGCTCCGCACTGCACGACGTCGTAGACCGGCGCGATCTGAGGACCCGGGTTCGGGTCGTCGTCGCCGATGATCGTTCGGACTCCGAGGCGGCTCTGCGGATGCTCGATGCGTTGGGGTCGCGCTACTCCTCGGATCTGCTCAAGATCGTCCGGCTGCCTCGCAACACCGGCGGTGCCAGCATGCCTCGCAACACCGCGTTGGATCATGTGGAGACGAGCCATGTGTTCTTCGTCGACTCCGACGACTACCTCGGTGCCGGCTCGGCCGAACGTCTTCTCGACATCCTCGATCGGCGCCCCGAGCTCGACTATCTGGCGGTCAATACGGTCTCGGACAGCGAACGCGTCCGAGAGCTGACGGTGACGGAGGAGTTCAAGCCCGTCGACTTCCCTGACGCGGCGGGGTCGCTCTCCTGCAAGCGGATCTACCGCTTCGAAAGGCTCCGCGACCTGGGGCTCCGGTTCGACGAGTCGATGACCGTCTTCGAAGATTGCCTGTTCACCTTCAGCTATCTCGCCCATGCCGCCGACATGGCGGTAGCTGGCGGCCACGACTATTACCACTTCAGCGGCCACTCGAGCGTCGGTCCTGTGGAGGATGGACACCTGTCGCGACGCGACCACACCCGGGGCTACTTCGCCCACCACCGGGTCGCGGACATGCTCCGGTTCCTCGAGGGGGCGCTTCTCGAGCTCGCCGCCGCGGATGTCAGCGACCAGGTGCGTACGACGGTCGCCGTCGACGTGTTGCTTCCGCGGTTCTTCAGAATCATGGGGTTCCGGCGGTTTCTCGGCTTCGTCAGCAACAAGGACCGACAGCGCGGCCTCTTCCGCCGCGCGCGGATCCTCTTCGGCTCGTCTCTGTACACCAAGGAGTACGTTCTGGCCGGCCTGGAGTCGGCGCATGGCAGGGACTTGGAGGCGATCTTCGCCGACGATCTGGAACGGTTCCTGGCGTAG